In a single window of the Entelurus aequoreus isolate RoL-2023_Sb linkage group LG16, RoL_Eaeq_v1.1, whole genome shotgun sequence genome:
- the neurod6b gene encoding neurogenic differentiation factor 6-B, with protein sequence MMLTLPFEDTHTIEPRFGASFPRDAPPSGGLQEHRGGGEDDDDDLPCTSAGDDAGSERGDEDERGDEEGAGLVHKKRGPRKKKPAKEQHDRSRMRRHEANARERSRMHGLNAALESLRKVVPCYSKTQKLSKIETLRLAKNYIWALSETLSAGKRPDLLAFVQTLCKGLSQPTTNLVAGCLQLNARNFLTDHNGEVMFSGRPPYEPVYSSSSYPDVSTPPGNSGGLDGLDGSSKPFRPYGYGGAYEPFLYENPSPEAGSPPFESQLSPPGNLNGIFSLKHDEPPDYGKGSHYGVRYCGAPGRAALAHGSMYRVAPEGRYPYDLHVRGQSFPAQAELNAPFHN encoded by the coding sequence ATGATGCTGACTCTGCCATTCGAGGACACGCACACGATCGAGCCGCGCTTCGGTGCCAGTTTCCCCCGCGACGCTCCACCCTCGGGCGGCCTGCAGGAGCACCGCGGCGGCGGcgaagacgacgacgacgactTGCCCTGCACGTCCGCCGGCGACGACGCGGGCTCTGAGCGCGGCGACGAGGACGAGCGAGGAGACGAGGAGGGCGCCGGGCTCGTCCACAAGAAGCGGGGCCCCCGCAAGAAGAAGCCGGCCAAGGAGCAGCACGACCGCTCCAGGATGCGCCGCCACGAGGCCAACGCCCGGGAGAGGAGCCGCATGCACGGCCTGAACGCGGCGCTGGAGAGCCTCCGCAAGGTGGTGCCGTGCTACTCCAAGACGCAGAAACTGTCCAAGATCGAGACCTTGAGGCTGGCTAAGAACTACATCTGGGCCCTGTCGGAGACCCTGAGCGCGGGGAAGAGACCCGACCTGCTGGCCTTCGTGCAGACTTTGTGTAAGGGACTCTCGCAGCCCACCACCAACCTGGTGGCCGGGTGTCTGCAGCTCAACGCCCGGAACTTCCTCACGGACCACAACGGGGAGGTCATGTTCTCCGGGCGGCCGCCCTACGAGCCGGTGTACTCGTCCTCCTCCTACCCGGACGTGAGCACGCCCCCCGGGAACAGCGGCGGCTTAGACGGCTTAGACGGCTCCTCCAAGCCCTTCCGCCCGTACGGCTACGGCGGCGCCTACGAGCCCTTCCTGTACGAGAACCCGTCCCCGGAGGCCGGGAGCCCGCCTTTTGAGAGCCAGCTGAGCCCGCCGGGGAACTTGAACGGCATTTTCTCGCTGAAGCACGACGAGCCCCCGGACTACGGCAAGGGGAGCCACTACGGGGTGCGCTACTGCGGGGCTCCGGGGCGCGCGGCCCTGGCGCACGGCTCCATGTACCGGGTGGCCCCGGAGGGCCGCTACCCGTACGACCTGCACGTCCGCGGCCAGTCGTTCCCCGCACAGGCGGAGCTCAATGCGCCTTTTCACAACTAA